The nucleotide window CACATGCCACGACTTGTCTAGTGGATGTGTGAGCCCGTAAAATGTGATCAGCCCTGGAGGTAGAGTACCCAGTTTCCATAGGACCCTGTCTTCATTCTAATGCAAAAAGGTAGAAGAGAACCAAAATCCAACTAAGTAAGAATTCAAATATCAAGAACAATTATATAAGACAGATGGAAAGGTAACAAGAATTCTTACCATGTTTTGCCACTTGTGATAAATGCCCGTTATATCTTGCTTCTTCCACTCCTTAAGATCAAACATGTTCATGCCATATGCCCACCCACAGGCATTTGGATCAAAGTTTCTCGCAATATGAGGATTTGAGAAGTTTAGGTACTTGTCAAAACGATGAAAACTCTGACCACAGGTCTCAACTGCACCATTCACTTTCCCATGAAGGTCAACTGACCACAATCCTGTTAAGTCTTTCTGAACAACAATGTCATCATCAAGAAAAaggattttattcaattttggaTAAACCTGAGGGAGATAAAACCTTAGGTGATTGagcattgaaagatatttgggGTTCCGGTACTTCAAGTTAGAAGAACCAGCAGATAGGGTGTTGGGATGAGAAGCCTTGAAATAGTATTCTTTCATAGCAGCAGATTCTAGCTGCCGCAGAACAGGACAATATGAAGAATTAAGCCACTTGAATTCATCAACATTTTCAACATGGATTGTAGCTTTTCCAGGAGGGTTCAACAAAAACCACATGTTCATAGCTCCAAAGTTCAATTTATCACTGACTAGATGAAATACATGTTTCTCTGGTTCCTGCAAAAATATCAACACACATCTTCAAATACCCACTAGAAACATAGTGCTAATTTCATTAAAGCCAATAATATAGGTGATGAAATACAGAAACATGCAAGGCAGTGAAATATATTCAAGGGTACCCCAACTATAGCATGTTTTTTTCACGTTTAGTGTTTGTTATCATGAATATGATGGGAGTGGTAGTGCACCAACGAGTAACAAGCCAGAAAGTAACATAGAGTTTCTCTCAGACACAACACAATCTTTAAAGCTTAAAGGCAAATGTGGATGATGGTCTCCGAAATATCAAACAGAACTCACCTTAGCATTCACGATAGTTGAGTTGACAACGACTGAAGCAGCCAAAACATTATCAGAAAATAGGGCATAATGGAAGAGAGCAGGATTTTCCAGATTCTCACTTCTTGGGAACTTTCTTTTTTCAGGAGGAAGGAGGTAATAATCAATAGTCAAACGCATGGACAAGCAGTGAATCCCATTCGGTATAGTCTTTGCAGCTAATTGGCTCAAAAAAGTGCTCTGCCTCTTCAAACCTCTGACTTGCTCATCCGCAGATTGCAGCATTGCTCTCAGTTTTGTTGTCACAAGCTTGCAATCATAGAGCTGCTCTCTAGCTTTAGATAGCACTTGGCCCATAGCTTTCATTTTCTCATGTGCACTATTGAACAAGTGAACATGAATGTGTTACTCTCCACTATATGATGCAGAGAGAAAAGCAAGTTGATCAAGCAAGCAAAAAGGTCAAGAAAAACCACCTGCGTGTTAGATCAGCATCCGAGCCTGCATCACCTAATGCACGCTGACTTTCTTTAAGCCGAGCCTGTAAGTCACGGGTCAAATccagtttttttttcattgttgcAATGCTTATGTACACCCTTGCCATAATCATTTGATCTCGCATCAAGCGCACTGTTGAATCAGTGTTATCATTATCAGTTTCTTTCCGCCATACACTGTACTTCCCCAGCACAGAAGAGTCAACTGACTTAGAACGTTCAATGGCAGCATTTTCAAGCTTCACAGTCACATCATCATCTCGTTTCACTAAATCAGCAGCACGCTTTTCACGTCTTCTCTCTCGCAATTGCTGCAGCACAGGTTGAAAAATAGTTATAACACAGTTATTCATAGACACAAGGCAAGCCTCCAAAtgttaatagaaataaataaagtcaATGTGAGTCTAGCTCGGCCAATAATCACACATACCCTTCTGGCTGACTTGGCAGTTGAATCCACAAACTGCGAATGATCCCCTGAAAAATAAGGTAGTCTTTGATTATTAATATGTGCATGAGGCACTAAATTTATCATCAAGATCTGTAAGTAGCTATTTACCATCAACAGGACCATCACGTTTGCCTCTAGTGATTTCTGGTTTGGAATCTGCAGCAGCTACCTGATTTGGCTTATTTACCTGTGATGCATCAAAAGAGATAACAAAATCAGTATCTTGCTAGTCATGTAATTTTTCAGGACACAGTTTTAGTAACAAAAATCCAAGCGTAGCCGGACTTTCATCACAGAGTTCCAGACCTTTGCATCAGCTGCACTTTTCTTGGCTACAATTTCTTGCCCAACAAATTTCCATGAGGCAGACAAATTGTTCTTTCTAAGAGAATCAAGACTGAGAGGTCCTAAATCATCTGTACTGGCTTTGATGATGTCAATCACCTGAAAAGTATGCATGATTACTTAAGAGTAAGAAATTATCCTCATTGTAGACCAAAAGGAGAATGCTAAACTTaataacaaaattcaaaaaattgaaaacttgCCTCTTTTGTCAACAAAGGTTTGATTTGTTGAAGAGCAAGCCCCTCTCTCCAATCTATATCCTGCAGCAGAATGAAAATTTTCCTTATTCAACTACATTCAGCATCCTGGAATTCTAATCGATGCAATATATAGCAAAGCCTACCTGTTTACTTGAAGTGGTTGAAAAATCACTATGATCTGCAGAAGAAGAACAAGTTGAGTTATAACAACTTAGAATAATATGTGAGGCAACTGTAGTAGTTGTAACAATTACATCATGAGTATTTCATCCCACAAGTACAATAATAAACACCCATTTAGAAGTGAGAAGGGCCACTCATGCAGTTGTTACCTTACATTTCTCACTCATAAGATGCCAATCAACGACAATCAAACTAGTGTTGGTTACCCCAAGCCCTCCACCAACAAGAATAACCCTCTGCCCTTCCAGCATAATATTGTAAGTGACCTACTTTCTCTTCAAGGAGTACAATGAAGTAGTTTTTAAATCTTTACTACACTGAGATATCATTTGTAGTTAGCAATATCTGAGATTCAGTTTCTCAATCTCATAACGttactttaaaatatactccctccgtttcattttacttgGCATGTATACCAAAAATAGATGTTCCATTTTGCTATTCCGTTTTAGCAAATCAAGAGAATTCTATTAGTTTTTTTCCTTACTACCCTGGTATTGAATAACTACATAAAGTAGTAGTAGTCAAATATAGAGTCCCAAAGCATCATTAATAAGGCTATTTTAGTAAAATACACCTCCAATAAAAGTTTTCTTAAGGGGTGTGTCAGGTCAATATGGGCCAAGTAatatgaaacggagggagtaaaaaaTATTCAGACATGATTTTAGAGTATGTTAAGAGTCAACCATCTAACTGACTTAGCAGATCTTGTGAAATAGATAGACAAGAAAGTTGACCAGTTAAACTACAATAGTATAGAGCTATAGAGCTTTCCAGTTAAACTACAATAGTATGAGCTGTAGAACTAAAGGGCCAACCATTCCAATTTTTTATCACTTTCAAACTTCTATTCCAGTATTATATGGCATAGAGCTAAGAATAAGAATATCTGACCTCCAACACCTTAGAATGCCAGTGAATGGAGAAAGCATAAAATGACTATGATGAGAAgcagaagaaagaataaagtgGGTTTTCAAAAGGACTTCACAATGTTCTTCATCAACAAGGAAATTCGTGATGGAGCAAGATGGATGCACATCTTGATAAGGGAGGATATACAAGGAATACAAGACTCTGAGATGAGTCTCCAAATTCCAAAAATGTGGTATCAGTCTCACCTTAATGAATCACCGGTCCTAGCAGAGCAGAATCACTAAGAACCTTTTTGTTTTCTAGACCAAATCTATCTAGCCAACCACCCTGTATGAACGCAGGATGCTCTCGCAAACCTCTACTAGTATATTAATATCCAAAAGTAAAATACACAGAGGAGAGAAATATAGAACAGTACTTTCTTAAAGAAATGATATAACCTAATAGAGGCACGTCTTTTCCATTCATTTTACTCTGTTCCGTTGTTGTTTTGCTATGGGTGTACGTCTAAGTTCTAATTCATTGCAAGAGGATAAAGAGGTTTTGATTTAGAACATGTATGATACCTCAAGCAAtcaatgaaaattatttttgaggaGTATTGAGTCCACCCAGCTCATTATCACTTATGAAACATAGTACTCTTTCTATCACAAACTATTTGTCCTTTTTATCTTGGGTTGTCGCGAAGGTGAATCCAATTCGCTAAAAGGGAAGTGTTTATGCAACAATCTCCAGCAATTCTTTGAAAATAAACCATCAAAAGAGTAGCAAACAAATATCATCTCCATTCCAAGTAGGACACTTAAATTAGATGAAGTGTTGCAACTTCGGAAGCAAGTACCACCCAGCCTGACTGAAGATGATGACGATGACAATGATGAGGAGGCAAGGACAACAATGAGTAGAACGAGATTGATGACAACAAAAGAAGAGGGGAGGGGGAtggagatgatgatgatgatgacaaAATGATGGTTCTAAAAGCTCATTCCAGAAACTGACAACTACATAGAAAGTATGGCCTAGAAGGCTAGAACCATCTAGGAAAGAGCAGTGGTTGGTTTAAGAGACAATCATGAGAGACAGAAGTGTGAAAGTACGTGTATGAGAGAGAGAATACAAACTGAAAATTAGAGACGCGGTGCTACCAGTTTGCA belongs to Solanum stenotomum isolate F172 chromosome 1, ASM1918654v1, whole genome shotgun sequence and includes:
- the LOC125862795 gene encoding polygalacturonate 4-alpha-galacturonosyltransferase — translated: MALKRGSSGLGTQRNKSAGSSFPIVILIFCSFLAPLIFFVGRGLYTSTSVDHSDFSTTSSKQDIDWREGLALQQIKPLLTKEVIDIIKASTDDLGPLSLDSLRKNNLSASWKFVGQEIVAKKSAADAKVNKPNQVAAADSKPEITRGKRDGPVDGDHSQFVDSTAKSARRQLRERRREKRAADLVKRDDDVTVKLENAAIERSKSVDSSVLGKYSVWRKETDNDNTDSTVRLMRDQMIMARVYISIATMKKKLDLTRDLQARLKESQRALGDAGSDADLTRSAHEKMKAMGQVLSKAREQLYDCKLVTTKLRAMLQSADEQVRGLKRQSTFLSQLAAKTIPNGIHCLSMRLTIDYYLLPPEKRKFPRSENLENPALFHYALFSDNVLAASVVVNSTIVNAKEPEKHVFHLVSDKLNFGAMNMWFLLNPPGKATIHVENVDEFKWLNSSYCPVLRQLESAAMKEYYFKASHPNTLSAGSSNLKYRNPKYLSMLNHLRFYLPQVYPKLNKILFLDDDIVVQKDLTGLWSVDLHGKVNGAVETCGQSFHRFDKYLNFSNPHIARNFDPNACGWAYGMNMFDLKEWKKQDITGIYHKWQNMNEDRVLWKLGTLPPGLITFYGLTHPLDKSWHVLGLGYNPSIDRSDIENAAVVHYNGNMKPWLELAMTKYRPYWTKYIKFDHPYMRSCKLSE